The Desmonostoc muscorum LEGE 12446 genome includes a region encoding these proteins:
- a CDS encoding ComEC/Rec2 family competence protein: MIQTSGVIICLGYIIGLLFTAIPWGGAWILIMGIVAAIFFRRRYIISRKLAQKPENAGGKAKTVLNTWQTIPHARIWLAAGLVGLLATLYFQWRVPQPGAKDISQFVPPGNSSNQEQLVIVRGEVASNPRLTRSQRGQFWLEATQIDEVKNEKGSAGVPKGVTGKLYVTVPILQATGLYPSQQIAVTGILYKPKAASNPGGFDFQKFLKQEGTFAGLIGRQINVLEQERKWGWWQIRQRIVQSQVRSLGIPEGSLVSAMVLGSKAVDLPYDIRDLFVQAGLAHALAASGFQTSLILSVILQLTKRTKKGMQFTLGFLALIIFLSLTGFQPAVLRAVIMGFAALIGLLLKRKVKQLGSLLLAATLLLVFNPLWIWDLGFQLSFLATLGLVVTVPPIIERLGWLPPAIASLIAVPLAATIWTLPRLLNISSVVVVYSLPLNILATPFISIISIGGMLSALVSLIWTEAGSFLAGLLHYPTDWLIKLVEFFSNFPGNSVAVGSISTWQLLAIYGLIILVWLVGWWQRRWWFASVIAVALVMIPLWHSANTLFRITILESGTEPIIVVQDKGTVTLINSGDEGTGRFTILPFLQQQGINQINWAIATDFQGNESNAWLELLQRLPIKNFYEYSPKPENSIAIQAIQEELQKHQGSYHPLAVGQAVQTGSIVAQLINDQLPILQLQILDQNWLLVGNIKSQEVQELVKNGSLPRPQVLWCAPQSLKNLVLTLQPKVAIASAANFDEKTLSELNQNDTKLFFTGRDGAIQWSPNRDFEAFIEAPENQSSVL, from the coding sequence ATGATTCAAACTAGCGGTGTAATTATTTGTCTTGGCTACATTATCGGGTTACTGTTTACGGCAATTCCTTGGGGTGGTGCGTGGATTTTGATTATGGGGATAGTGGCAGCAATTTTTTTTAGAAGACGCTACATCATTTCAAGGAAACTTGCTCAGAAACCAGAGAATGCTGGAGGCAAAGCCAAGACGGTGCTTAACACCTGGCAAACTATTCCTCATGCTCGAATATGGCTAGCTGCTGGCTTGGTGGGACTGTTGGCAACTCTGTATTTTCAATGGCGAGTACCGCAACCAGGTGCAAAAGATATCAGTCAGTTTGTTCCGCCTGGAAATAGTAGTAATCAAGAACAACTTGTGATTGTTCGCGGGGAAGTGGCGAGTAATCCCCGTTTGACTCGCAGTCAACGGGGACAATTTTGGCTGGAAGCAACTCAAATAGATGAGGTCAAAAATGAAAAAGGCTCAGCAGGTGTCCCAAAAGGAGTGACAGGCAAATTATATGTGACAGTGCCGATTCTTCAGGCTACCGGTTTATACCCTAGTCAACAAATCGCTGTGACTGGAATTTTGTACAAACCAAAGGCGGCTTCCAATCCTGGTGGTTTCGATTTTCAAAAGTTTCTCAAGCAAGAAGGAACATTTGCTGGTTTGATTGGGCGACAAATCAATGTTTTGGAACAAGAACGGAAATGGGGATGGTGGCAAATTCGGCAGCGAATTGTCCAATCACAAGTTCGTAGTTTAGGTATTCCAGAAGGCTCTCTTGTCAGTGCAATGGTTTTAGGCAGCAAAGCTGTGGATTTACCCTACGATATCCGCGATTTGTTTGTACAAGCAGGATTAGCTCATGCTTTAGCTGCTTCTGGATTTCAAACTTCGTTGATTTTGAGTGTGATCTTACAGTTAACGAAGCGTACAAAAAAAGGAATGCAATTTACGCTTGGGTTTTTGGCTTTAATCATTTTTCTGAGTTTAACAGGTTTTCAACCTGCGGTTCTCAGAGCTGTAATTATGGGTTTTGCAGCATTAATTGGTCTGTTATTAAAAAGGAAAGTAAAACAGTTGGGTTCGTTGTTGTTAGCAGCAACACTATTGTTAGTATTTAATCCGCTATGGATTTGGGATTTAGGTTTTCAATTGAGTTTTTTGGCGACACTGGGATTAGTTGTAACAGTACCGCCAATTATTGAGCGTTTGGGTTGGTTACCACCTGCGATCGCTTCTTTGATTGCCGTTCCTCTAGCTGCTACTATTTGGACTTTACCTCGACTGTTAAATATTTCTAGTGTGGTAGTAGTTTACAGTCTGCCACTGAATATACTTGCGACTCCATTCATTTCTATAATTAGTATTGGCGGTATGCTCAGTGCCTTAGTAAGTTTAATTTGGACTGAAGCAGGAAGCTTTTTGGCTGGACTGTTGCATTACCCTACTGATTGGCTAATTAAACTAGTGGAATTTTTTAGTAATTTTCCAGGAAATTCTGTTGCGGTGGGTAGCATATCTACTTGGCAATTGCTGGCAATTTATGGACTAATTATCTTAGTTTGGCTAGTAGGTTGGTGGCAGCGGCGGTGGTGGTTTGCTAGTGTAATTGCAGTTGCATTGGTAATGATACCACTTTGGCATTCTGCCAATACATTATTTAGGATAACGATATTAGAGTCTGGTACGGAACCAATTATAGTGGTTCAAGACAAAGGAACAGTAACTCTGATTAATAGTGGTGATGAAGGTACAGGAAGGTTCACAATTCTACCGTTTTTGCAACAACAGGGTATCAATCAAATTAATTGGGCGATCGCCACTGATTTTCAAGGCAATGAAAGTAATGCTTGGTTGGAATTACTGCAACGTTTACCAATCAAAAATTTTTATGAATATTCCCCCAAACCAGAAAATTCCATTGCAATTCAAGCAATTCAAGAGGAACTACAAAAACATCAAGGATCTTACCACCCTTTAGCTGTTGGTCAAGCTGTACAAACTGGTTCAATAGTTGCACAATTAATTAACGATCAGTTACCTATTTTACAATTGCAAATTTTAGATCAGAACTGGTTATTAGTAGGTAATATCAAGTCTCAAGAGGTACAAGAATTAGTTAAAAACGGTAGTTTACCTCGCCCACAAGTGTTGTGGTGTGCCCCTCAGTCTTTGAAAAATTTAGTTCTTACTCTGCAACCAAAAGTGGCGATCGCTTCTGCTGCCAATTTTGATGAAAAAACTTTATCTGAACTGAATCAAAACGACACAAAACTTTTTTTTACAGGACGAGATGGTGCTATTCAATGGTCACCTAATCGTGATTTTGAGGCATTTATTGAAGCGCCAGAAAATCAGTCTTCTGTTTTATAA
- the glyQ gene encoding glycine--tRNA ligase subunit alpha, with amino-acid sequence MNFQSVIALLHQFWADRGCLIAQPYDIEKGAGTKNPQTFLRALGPEPWAVAYVEPCRRPTDGRYGENPNRFQHYYQYQVLIKPSPDNIQEIYLDSLRALGIRPEEHDIRFVEDNWEDATVGAWGTGWEVWLDGMEITQFTYFQQCGGIDCRPVSIEITYGLERLVMYLQEVEAITKIHWTDNISYGDVYLQGEIEQCTYNFEASNPELLLTLFNLYEQEATQLTERGLVLPSLDYVMKCSHTFNLLDARGVISVTERTRYIARIRHLARKVAHLYVEQREKLGFPLLKDAVS; translated from the coding sequence GTGAATTTTCAGTCGGTAATAGCCTTGTTGCATCAGTTCTGGGCCGATCGCGGTTGCTTGATCGCTCAGCCTTACGACATCGAGAAGGGAGCAGGTACTAAAAATCCTCAGACATTTTTAAGAGCATTGGGACCGGAACCGTGGGCTGTTGCCTATGTTGAGCCTTGTCGTCGTCCGACGGATGGACGCTATGGCGAAAATCCTAACCGCTTTCAACACTATTATCAGTACCAAGTCCTAATTAAGCCGTCGCCAGACAATATTCAGGAGATTTATCTTGATTCTTTAAGGGCTTTGGGTATTCGTCCAGAAGAACACGACATCCGGTTTGTGGAAGATAACTGGGAAGATGCGACGGTGGGAGCTTGGGGCACTGGGTGGGAAGTCTGGTTAGATGGGATGGAAATTACTCAATTTACCTACTTTCAACAGTGTGGTGGAATTGATTGCCGCCCTGTGTCAATTGAGATTACATATGGGTTAGAACGATTGGTGATGTATCTCCAGGAAGTGGAGGCAATTACTAAGATTCATTGGACAGACAATATTAGTTATGGTGATGTTTACCTCCAAGGAGAGATTGAACAGTGTACTTACAACTTTGAAGCGTCGAATCCAGAACTGTTACTGACACTGTTTAATTTGTATGAGCAGGAAGCTACCCAATTGACGGAGCGAGGATTGGTGTTACCTAGCTTAGATTATGTGATGAAGTGTTCCCACACCTTTAATTTACTGGATGCCAGAGGTGTAATTTCGGTGACCGAGAGAACTCGCTACATTGCCAGGATTCGGCATTTGGCAAGGAAGGTGGCTCATTTATATGTGGAGCAAAGGGAGAAGTTGGGTTTTCCGTTGCTCAAAGATGCAGTGAGTTAA
- a CDS encoding NB-ARC domain-containing protein — protein MNVNEVLQFVERLVVEKTGKHLNDVQKAVVEGTWQRQTYDDIAQKCHVTEGHVGDVGAELWQLLSETLGEDIKKYNFRSTLERINIESSQNPNICIGTNNYFNLSSQTINHPNKQNKASDTNSRSELAYHDLILTPKIVNFYARETELKNLSNWILNQNIRLISVLGLSGIGKTTLVKRFVDSNLDQFEVIIWKNLKFPKSLDLLVNNLLNTCQQKSKDTIDDKLKQLFDIFTDKKCLIILDDVQNIFTNSEFSGQYQHEYKNYQTFFSMITEIEHQSHIILISQEQCPEMECLDEELYPIRCLELSGLDNTDILKNTGLQDEESWLNFINLYEGNLMYFKTIITLINKNYDGKVADFLAENILHLPNKMQSHFQEIFNHLSPTEQEIVLQLSKFEQSISREELRQSLNLSSVDFNNGLQSLQQRYLVTKIKNDKRLFQLSSVFREYVRNYC, from the coding sequence GTGAATGTAAATGAAGTGTTACAATTTGTGGAGCGGCTAGTTGTTGAAAAAACGGGAAAACACCTAAATGATGTTCAAAAGGCTGTCGTTGAGGGAACTTGGCAAAGACAAACTTATGATGATATCGCTCAGAAATGTCATGTTACTGAAGGTCATGTGGGGGATGTGGGGGCTGAACTATGGCAACTTTTATCTGAAACATTAGGTGAAGATATAAAAAAATATAATTTTCGTTCTACATTAGAAAGAATAAATATTGAATCATCTCAAAATCCAAATATTTGTATTGGGACTAATAATTATTTTAATCTTAGTTCACAAACAATAAATCATCCTAATAAACAAAATAAAGCAAGTGATACCAATAGTAGATCAGAATTAGCTTATCACGATTTAATCCTAACTCCCAAAATTGTCAATTTTTACGCAAGAGAAACTGAACTTAAAAACCTTTCTAATTGGATATTAAATCAAAATATCCGTTTAATCTCAGTTTTAGGATTATCTGGAATTGGTAAAACTACTCTAGTTAAAAGATTTGTTGATTCAAACTTAGATCAATTTGAAGTAATTATTTGGAAAAATCTAAAATTTCCTAAATCATTAGATTTACTTGTCAATAATTTATTAAATACTTGTCAACAAAAATCTAAAGATACTATAGATGATAAATTAAAACAATTATTTGATATTTTCACAGATAAAAAATGTTTAATTATTCTTGATGATGTGCAGAATATCTTTACTAATAGTGAATTTTCTGGACAATATCAACATGAATACAAAAATTACCAAACCTTTTTTAGCATGATTACAGAAATTGAACATCAAAGTCATATCATATTAATTAGTCAAGAACAATGTCCAGAAATGGAATGTTTAGATGAGGAATTATATCCTATTAGATGTTTAGAATTATCAGGATTAGACAATACAGATATTTTAAAAAATACAGGATTACAAGATGAAGAAAGCTGGTTAAACTTTATCAATTTATATGAAGGTAACTTGATGTATTTTAAAACTATTATCACGTTAATTAACAAAAATTATGATGGTAAAGTAGCGGATTTTTTAGCTGAGAATATTTTACATCTTCCCAATAAAATGCAGTCTCATTTTCAAGAGATATTTAACCATCTATCACCGACAGAACAAGAAATAGTATTACAATTAAGTAAATTTGAGCAATCTATTTCCAGGGAAGAATTAAGACAAAGTTTAAACTTATCGTCAGTTGATTTTAATAATGGTTTACAATCCCTACAACAAAGGTATTTAGTCACGAAAATAAAAAATGATAAAAGATTGTTTCAATTGTCTTCAGTTTTTAGGGAATATGTAAGAAATTATTGTTAA
- a CDS encoding response regulator yields the protein MTTKRILVVDNEQYIQEVAKICLETVAGWKVETAGSGEEGIIKAETYQPDAILLDVMMPDMDGIATFEKLQANPVTKAIPVILLTAKIQASDRRRYAQIGMISAIAKPFNPLELAQQVAVALGWNLEK from the coding sequence ATGACAACAAAGCGAATTCTAGTGGTTGATAACGAGCAATATATTCAAGAAGTTGCCAAGATTTGCTTGGAAACAGTCGCAGGCTGGAAAGTAGAGACAGCTGGTTCTGGTGAAGAAGGCATAATTAAAGCCGAGACTTACCAACCAGACGCGATTTTACTGGATGTGATGATGCCAGATATGGATGGCATTGCGACCTTTGAAAAGTTACAAGCAAATCCAGTAACCAAAGCAATTCCGGTAATTCTATTAACTGCCAAAATCCAGGCTTCTGATCGCCGTCGCTATGCCCAGATAGGAATGATTAGTGCGATCGCTAAACCCTTCAATCCCCTAGAATTAGCTCAACAAGTAGCAGTAGCCTTGGGCTGGAATTTGGAAAAGTAA
- a CDS encoding response regulator: MKILVVEDDEFNAYALTSVLTNQNYAVEVATDGDLAWDFIQTCDFDLILLDVMLPKLDGISLCRQIRSHGLQVPILLLTGRDSSHEKAIGLDAGADDYVVKPFDEEELVARVRALLRRGSVTLQPVLERGDLRLDPSSCEVNYAGNLLPLTPKEYALLELFLRNNHRVFSCGMILEHLWSYEDTPQEEAVRTHIKGLRHKLKAVGAPTDFIETVYGIGYRLKPLEQGVASREQGAGSRGAQENTNPQSPIPSPQSPVPNPQSPIPTPKSQQQQTLMAVGEIWQRFQGRVDEQVGVLEQAIAALNQNTLNPEFQSLAVKEAHTLAGSLGTFGLTLGSKWARNIELLLSSTQILSKSEITNLETWVKLLRREIQEKNAAAISALPTTQVLETVTPLLENSSDTETKILVVDDDPQIQAFLQTLLSPWGLKAIALEDPRQFWETLEAVAPDLLILDVELPFTNGIQLCQVVRNNPDWSELPILFLTVHNDAEIVNQVFSVGADDFVSKPIVGPELVTRIVNRLERVKLGRRVTQVSKGVGKGGEAGEAREQNTTITPSSPSSPSFPNLQAINELELRVAERTAELITVNRQLQSQLDERQRTQEELRFSQARFARILDIADDAIISINGFQRITLFNQGAEKIFGYSAEEVIGQGLDLLLPHRFSQVHRQHVVDFGKSPNLARRMGERREIYGRRKDGTEFPAEASISKIDMSQEIFYTVILRDITERKQIERMKDEFISVVSHELRTPLTSIHGSLGMLASGLLPTDSEQGKRLLQIATDSTERLVRLINDILDIERIESGKGKMEPEICNIVDLIAQAVNVMQPLADKAGVTLCISDVSGQVWVDCDRIVQTLTNLLSNAIKFSSAGSKVWLQVQQQGDEVLLTVKDNGRGIPADKLESIFERFQQVDSSDSRNHDGTGLGLAICKSIMQQHGGRIWAESVLGEGSTFYVTLPLFRTYQNTDLQEYSKIPIIYGHKPITSNQPNVDFVNWVNKPFSQKHLLESVRQVLAKSSKRVRVLIVEDDTDLAQLLMTLFERHKIETFLAKTGREAIRLSQEVNPDLMILDLILPESDGFAVVDWLQQHNHLCNTPVLVYSARDLDESEHNRLKLGHTEFLTKGRVTTEEFEQRVMQLLQGITHNQQEDSGDDNKANSSG, translated from the coding sequence TCGGCAAATCCGGTCTCATGGTCTGCAAGTGCCAATATTATTATTGACAGGGCGCGATAGTAGTCATGAAAAAGCGATCGGATTAGATGCAGGCGCAGATGACTATGTAGTTAAACCCTTTGACGAAGAAGAGTTAGTTGCTCGTGTCAGGGCGCTGTTGCGTCGTGGAAGCGTAACCTTGCAACCTGTCCTAGAGCGTGGTGATTTGCGCCTAGATCCTAGTAGCTGTGAAGTCAATTATGCTGGAAATCTGCTGCCACTCACCCCAAAAGAGTATGCTCTATTGGAACTATTTTTGCGAAATAATCACCGGGTGTTTAGCTGCGGCATGATTTTAGAACATCTTTGGTCTTATGAAGATACTCCACAAGAAGAAGCTGTTCGCACCCATATCAAAGGGTTACGACACAAACTCAAAGCTGTAGGAGCGCCCACTGATTTCATTGAAACAGTTTATGGTATCGGTTATCGTTTGAAACCACTGGAACAGGGAGTAGCGAGCAGGGAGCAGGGAGCAGGGAGTAGGGGGGCACAGGAGAATACCAATCCCCAGTCCCCAATCCCCAGTCCCCAATCCCCAGTCCCCAATCCCCAGTCCCCAATTCCCACCCCCAAATCACAGCAGCAGCAAACATTAATGGCAGTTGGCGAAATTTGGCAACGATTTCAAGGGCGGGTGGACGAGCAGGTGGGGGTGCTGGAGCAAGCGATCGCAGCTTTAAACCAAAATACTCTAAATCCTGAATTTCAAAGCCTTGCTGTCAAAGAGGCGCATACCTTGGCAGGATCTTTAGGTACTTTTGGCTTGACTCTTGGCTCAAAATGGGCACGCAATATCGAGTTGCTGCTCAGTTCTACTCAAATTTTAAGTAAGTCTGAAATCACCAACCTCGAAACTTGGGTAAAGTTATTGCGTCGGGAAATTCAAGAAAAGAACGCAGCAGCAATATCTGCACTGCCAACCACACAAGTATTAGAAACGGTGACACCGCTACTGGAAAATTCCTCTGACACAGAAACTAAAATATTGGTTGTGGACGACGATCCGCAAATTCAGGCATTTTTGCAAACCTTACTTAGTCCTTGGGGACTCAAAGCGATCGCTCTTGAAGATCCGCGTCAGTTTTGGGAAACCTTGGAAGCGGTTGCGCCAGATCTACTAATTTTAGATGTGGAACTACCCTTTACAAATGGTATTCAACTTTGCCAAGTAGTACGTAACAATCCAGACTGGAGTGAGTTACCCATCCTCTTCCTCACAGTGCATAACGATGCCGAAATAGTAAATCAAGTGTTTAGCGTTGGTGCTGATGACTTTGTTAGCAAGCCCATTGTCGGGCCAGAACTAGTAACCCGAATTGTCAATCGTTTAGAACGGGTAAAATTGGGACGACGCGTGACACAGGTGAGCAAGGGAGTAGGCAAAGGAGGAGAAGCAGGGGAAGCAAGGGAACAAAATACTACCATTACTCCCTCATCCCCCTCATCTCCCTCATTCCCCAATCTCCAAGCTATCAACGAATTAGAATTGAGAGTAGCAGAGCGCACTGCTGAGTTAATTACCGTGAATCGACAGTTGCAGTCACAACTTGATGAACGTCAGCGGACACAGGAAGAATTACGCTTTTCCCAAGCGCGATTTGCAAGGATTTTAGATATTGCTGATGATGCAATTATTTCTATCAATGGCTTCCAACGCATCACCTTGTTTAATCAAGGAGCAGAGAAAATTTTCGGCTACTCTGCCGAGGAAGTGATTGGGCAAGGTCTTGACTTACTTTTGCCGCACCGCTTTTCACAGGTGCATCGTCAACATGTGGTTGACTTTGGCAAATCTCCTAATCTTGCCCGCCGCATGGGAGAACGGCGGGAAATATATGGTCGCCGCAAAGATGGGACTGAATTTCCAGCAGAGGCTTCCATCTCCAAAATCGACATGAGTCAGGAAATATTTTATACAGTTATATTACGAGATATAACTGAACGTAAGCAAATCGAACGTATGAAAGATGAGTTTATCTCTGTTGTCAGTCATGAACTCCGCACACCTTTAACTTCAATTCACGGTTCTCTAGGAATGCTAGCCAGTGGTTTGCTACCCACAGACTCAGAACAGGGAAAACGCCTGCTACAAATTGCCACTGATAGCACTGAACGTTTAGTACGCCTAATCAATGACATCCTAGACATTGAGCGCATCGAGTCCGGTAAGGGGAAGATGGAACCAGAAATCTGCAACATCGTTGATTTAATCGCTCAAGCAGTAAATGTTATGCAACCTCTGGCTGATAAAGCAGGAGTGACGCTATGCATTTCGGATGTCTCCGGTCAAGTATGGGTAGATTGCGATCGCATTGTTCAAACTTTAACTAACCTATTGAGTAACGCCATTAAATTTTCATCTGCTGGATCTAAGGTTTGGTTGCAAGTACAACAACAGGGGGATGAAGTCTTGTTAACAGTCAAAGACAATGGACGCGGTATCCCAGCTGACAAACTTGAGAGTATCTTTGAGCGCTTTCAACAAGTTGACTCTTCTGATTCACGGAATCATGATGGCACTGGTTTGGGTTTGGCAATTTGTAAAAGCATTATGCAACAGCATGGTGGACGCATCTGGGCTGAAAGTGTGTTAGGGGAGGGTAGCACTTTTTACGTCACTCTGCCGTTGTTCAGGACTTACCAAAATACTGATTTACAGGAGTATTCTAAGATTCCCATCATTTACGGACATAAACCAATCACAAGTAATCAACCTAATGTAGATTTTGTAAATTGGGTAAACAAACCATTCTCACAGAAGCATCTGTTGGAGTCAGTCAGACAGGTGTTAGCTAAATCTTCAAAGCGAGTCCGTGTTCTAATTGTTGAAGACGATACCGATTTAGCTCAACTGCTCATGACTCTGTTTGAAAGGCATAAGATTGAAACCTTCCTAGCCAAAACTGGACGGGAAGCAATCCGCCTGAGTCAAGAAGTGAATCCTGACTTAATGATTCTCGACCTGATCTTGCCAGAGAGTGATGGATTTGCAGTAGTGGATTGGCTACAGCAGCACAACCATCTTTGTAATACTCCTGTACTAGTTTACTCAGCTAGGGATTTGGATGAGTCCGAACACAATCGACTTAAGTTAGGACATACAGAATTTTTGACCAAAGGGCGCGTGACTACTGAGGAATTTGAACAACGGGTGATGCAGTTACTTCAAGGAATTACTCACAACCAACAAGAGGATAGCGGTGATGACAACAAAGCGAATTCTAGTGGTTGA